A portion of the Hydractinia symbiolongicarpus strain clone_291-10 chromosome 10, HSymV2.1, whole genome shotgun sequence genome contains these proteins:
- the LOC130662459 gene encoding uncharacterized protein LOC130662459 isoform X1: MPCHYGMLSWRFYFKGPRKRRLVRGAVPTIFAHKPLAGKRTVIEKLEKKRLVSEALKDAEARERAEALKKAQELEKAEALKKQIEEVKRIEALKQIEAQKKVEERMRKAEEKDKKTKCDGCLSEAVNKNVHACTRHVCTQTGVFVRVKACQFNPQHSCRSKYVQATNKSRSFGTQTKNSTTSYHIESICKTFGIPELKAAIINLIQQHASKKMILSPFLEEGNTTSRTTLGIQSNRMDLEKENDLSLNIKKKKQKDSMVNFTSLLPEGVRNMKELNRDMFTVNTVFPCIKCRSISCEKILSIFRRKLLKRPNFKRIRKGQDGDERSKIILLCPYITSLDEFTTSQKTILDEEGALFTTHEIELTYKDFNLEEILKKVLPEDSEELVSSFETV; the protein is encoded by the exons ATGCCATGTCATTATGGCATGTTATCATGGCGTTTCTATTTCAAAG GACCCAGAAAACGCAGATTGGTTCGTGGTGCTGTGCCAACAATATTTGCTCATAAACCTCTGGCTGGTAAAAGAACTGTTATCGAAAAGCTTGAGAAGAAAAGG TTGGTTTCAGAAGCACTAAAAGATGCAGAAGCACGAGAAAGAGCAGAAGCTCTAAAAAAAGCACAGGAACTTGAAAAGGCAGAAGCACTGAAAAAACAAATAGAAGAAGTGAAAAGAATAGAAGCGCTGAAACAAATAGAAGCACAGAAAAAGGTAGAAGAACGTATGAGAAAAGCAGAAGAAAAAGATAAGAAAACAAAATGTGATGGTTGTTTATCTGAAGCAGTTAATAAGAATGTGCATGCTTGCACACGTCATGTTTGTACGCAGACTGGGGTTTTTGTGAGAGTCAAAGCTTGCCAGTTTAATCCCCAA CATTCTTGTCGAAGTAAATACGTCCAAGCTACAAACAAATCCAGATCTTTTGGTACACAAACCAAAAATTCCACGACAAGTTACCATATAGAATCTATTTGCAAAACATTTGGTATACCTGAACTAAAGGCAGCAATAAT AAATTTGATTCAACAGCATGCTTCAAAGAAAATGATCTTGTCACCTTTCTTGGAAGAGGGAAATACAACATCGAGAACAACACTTGGCATTCA ATCAAACAGGATGGATTTGGAAAAAGAGAATGACCTTTCTTTAaatataaagaagaagaaacagaAAGATTCTATGGTCAATTTTACTTCTCTCTTACCAGAAGGTGTTCGAAATATGAAAGAACTTAATCGTGATATGTTCACTGTTAATACTGTTTTTCCATGTATAAAATGCAGATCGATCTCTTGTGAGAAAATTTTATCTATTTTTCGTCGTAAATTACTGAAAAGGCCTAATTTTAAGCGAATTCGAAAAGGTCAAGATGGTGatgaaagaagtaaaataattttactgTGTCCGTATATCACATCCCTGGATGAGTTTACAACAAGTCAGAAAACTATTTTAGATGAAGAAGGAGCATTGTTTACAACGCATGAAATTGAGTTGACATATAAGGATTTTAATTTGGAAGAGATCCTGAAAAAGGTTTTGCCTGAAGATTCAGAGGAGTTGGTTAGTTCTTTTGAAACTGTTTGA
- the LOC130662459 gene encoding uncharacterized protein LOC130662459 isoform X2: protein MPCHYGMLSWRFYFKGPRKRRLVRGAVPTIFAHKPLAGKRTVIEKLEKKRLVSEALKDAEARERAEALKKAQELEKAEALKKQIEEVKRIEALKQIEAQKKHSCRSKYVQATNKSRSFGTQTKNSTTSYHIESICKTFGIPELKAAIINLIQQHASKKMILSPFLEEGNTTSRTTLGIQSNRMDLEKENDLSLNIKKKKQKDSMVNFTSLLPEGVRNMKELNRDMFTVNTVFPCIKCRSISCEKILSIFRRKLLKRPNFKRIRKGQDGDERSKIILLCPYITSLDEFTTSQKTILDEEGALFTTHEIELTYKDFNLEEILKKVLPEDSEELVSSFETV from the exons ATGCCATGTCATTATGGCATGTTATCATGGCGTTTCTATTTCAAAG GACCCAGAAAACGCAGATTGGTTCGTGGTGCTGTGCCAACAATATTTGCTCATAAACCTCTGGCTGGTAAAAGAACTGTTATCGAAAAGCTTGAGAAGAAAAGG TTGGTTTCAGAAGCACTAAAAGATGCAGAAGCACGAGAAAGAGCAGAAGCTCTAAAAAAAGCACAGGAACTTGAAAAGGCAGAAGCACTGAAAAAACAAATAGAAGAAGTGAAAAGAATAGAAGCGCTGAAACAAATAGAAGCACAGAAAAAG CATTCTTGTCGAAGTAAATACGTCCAAGCTACAAACAAATCCAGATCTTTTGGTACACAAACCAAAAATTCCACGACAAGTTACCATATAGAATCTATTTGCAAAACATTTGGTATACCTGAACTAAAGGCAGCAATAAT AAATTTGATTCAACAGCATGCTTCAAAGAAAATGATCTTGTCACCTTTCTTGGAAGAGGGAAATACAACATCGAGAACAACACTTGGCATTCA ATCAAACAGGATGGATTTGGAAAAAGAGAATGACCTTTCTTTAaatataaagaagaagaaacagaAAGATTCTATGGTCAATTTTACTTCTCTCTTACCAGAAGGTGTTCGAAATATGAAAGAACTTAATCGTGATATGTTCACTGTTAATACTGTTTTTCCATGTATAAAATGCAGATCGATCTCTTGTGAGAAAATTTTATCTATTTTTCGTCGTAAATTACTGAAAAGGCCTAATTTTAAGCGAATTCGAAAAGGTCAAGATGGTGatgaaagaagtaaaataattttactgTGTCCGTATATCACATCCCTGGATGAGTTTACAACAAGTCAGAAAACTATTTTAGATGAAGAAGGAGCATTGTTTACAACGCATGAAATTGAGTTGACATATAAGGATTTTAATTTGGAAGAGATCCTGAAAAAGGTTTTGCCTGAAGATTCAGAGGAGTTGGTTAGTTCTTTTGAAACTGTTTGA